Proteins encoded in a region of the Halobacteriovoraceae bacterium genome:
- a CDS encoding ABC-F family ATP-binding cassette domain-containing protein gives MSIICSLKNLTLTYGHKRIFDSAHFKIEHGEKIGLIGPNGCGKSSLLKIISKKVCPDIENSSFVFSQASSNQGRELEFSVCLIEQSFNNPLTPVSISDYFWYSYPEQKLLVEDYHYSHSEKTLSQIENLRIWERQTEYESYLKYFGFNDLTMTTENLSGGEQKKIQLSLGLTSQSNLILWDEPTNHLDIQTIELLEDELIRTKKTILIISHDRYLLSKVCTKILNIQNGQIEEYNGNYADYLEFIGVKEEERLKKLVKLKNTLRRETEWMRQGIKARGTRSKKRVENFDNLSSKVQDLKNQAKKGLELDINKSHQKNKLLISGKNIEMSFGEKNLFHPFDFEIYRGEKIGLLGDNGVGKSTLAKIISGEICPTNGDLKISDHLKICYFSQRKEDIDQQKTPLEIVGQGREFITFENGRSTHINSYLQNFGFNQDMVNRKCETFSGGEIARLQLAKNLTMPGDIWIFDEPTNDLDIETIEVLEDTLVNFQGTIILICHDRSFLENVTTQIFNIHDQSVDFFSSGLTQVLPYLEALKAEKELTDNVEVPKIIQDKSLKKVKLSYAQKKRIEELPKQIEQLEKKLTTLEESISNFDYTSLNLEKSEELANLTSMRDQTENVLLELMEEQELLSELS, from the coding sequence ATGTCGATTATATGTTCCTTAAAAAACCTTACATTAACCTATGGCCATAAAAGAATCTTTGACTCCGCTCATTTTAAAATTGAGCATGGAGAGAAAATTGGACTTATTGGGCCAAATGGCTGTGGAAAATCTTCTCTCTTAAAAATAATATCCAAAAAAGTTTGTCCAGATATTGAAAATAGTTCTTTTGTTTTTTCTCAAGCTAGTTCAAATCAGGGAAGGGAATTAGAATTTTCAGTTTGTTTGATTGAACAAAGCTTTAACAATCCCCTCACTCCAGTTAGCATATCTGACTATTTTTGGTATTCATATCCAGAACAAAAATTACTTGTAGAAGATTATCATTACTCTCACTCAGAAAAGACTCTTTCACAGATTGAAAATCTCAGAATTTGGGAGAGACAAACAGAGTATGAATCATATCTTAAATATTTTGGTTTCAATGATCTTACAATGACAACTGAAAATTTGTCTGGTGGAGAACAAAAAAAAATACAATTGTCACTGGGTCTCACAAGTCAAAGCAATTTAATATTATGGGACGAACCTACAAACCATCTTGATATTCAAACCATTGAGCTACTAGAAGATGAGCTCATTAGAACTAAGAAAACAATTTTAATTATTTCTCATGATAGATATCTCCTTTCAAAAGTTTGTACAAAAATTTTAAATATTCAAAACGGTCAAATTGAAGAATACAATGGCAATTATGCTGATTATTTAGAGTTTATAGGTGTTAAAGAGGAAGAAAGATTAAAGAAACTTGTAAAACTAAAAAATACTCTTCGAAGAGAAACTGAGTGGATGCGACAAGGAATTAAGGCCAGAGGCACCCGAAGTAAAAAACGTGTTGAGAATTTTGATAATTTATCCTCTAAAGTACAAGACTTGAAGAACCAAGCTAAAAAAGGATTAGAGCTTGATATTAATAAATCTCATCAGAAAAACAAATTATTAATTTCTGGTAAAAATATAGAAATGTCCTTTGGAGAAAAAAATCTGTTTCACCCATTTGATTTTGAAATCTATAGAGGAGAAAAGATCGGTCTTCTAGGTGATAATGGTGTCGGAAAATCAACTCTTGCAAAAATTATTAGTGGAGAAATTTGTCCAACAAATGGTGATTTAAAAATTTCAGACCATTTGAAAATTTGTTATTTTTCTCAACGTAAAGAAGACATTGATCAACAAAAAACACCTCTTGAAATTGTCGGCCAAGGTAGAGAGTTTATTACTTTTGAGAATGGGCGTTCAACCCATATTAATAGTTATCTTCAAAATTTTGGGTTTAACCAAGATATGGTAAACCGAAAATGTGAAACATTTTCAGGTGGTGAAATCGCACGACTACAGCTGGCCAAGAATTTAACTATGCCAGGAGATATTTGGATTTTTGATGAACCAACAAATGACTTAGATATTGAAACAATTGAGGTTCTAGAAGATACATTAGTAAATTTTCAAGGTACGATTATTTTAATTTGTCATGATAGGAGCTTCCTAGAAAATGTGACAACCCAGATTTTCAATATTCATGATCAGTCGGTTGATTTTTTTAGTAGTGGACTAACACAAGTTCTCCCCTATTTAGAAGCTTTAAAGGCAGAAAAAGAACTTACGGATAATGTAGAGGTCCCAAAAATTATTCAAGACAAATCTTTAAAAAAAGTAAAACTCTCATACGCCCAAAAGAAAAGAATTGAAGAACTCCCTAAACAAATAGAACAGTTAGAAAAAAAGTTAACTACTTTAGAAGAATCAATCTCTAACTTTGATTACACGAGTCTCAATCTAGAAAAATCTGAAGAGCTGGCCAATCTTACTTCGATGCGTGATCAGACAGAGAATGTTCTACTTGAATTAATGGAAGAACAAGAATTATTATCCGAGTTAAGTTAA
- a CDS encoding glycosyltransferase, whose translation MFRYLLVFLISVSPLTGMAQYSLRECAKLFKGIIRPSDPVSSIYEDDFNKLISNPDRGQKGVIAIFTDTTINYTSGVTNAQMHTKKELEKKGYRVDIIHPHFFKTAKLPFYSQIEFAIRPGQSKKIGQYLDEVNPDYIHILTEGPVGIAATFESRKRKMRYSSSFLTLFPEVIQKLLGVRRDMVWKILKTFVHDHSASVLTLSKAAQQKLNDNGIKNTKIWGRGIDFEKLKYNPNARNEIRNKRGPVFDKLSDHALRLLNPPVYVYLGRISKEKGLENFLNAKVDGAKLVIGDGPLLETLKKEYPRAIFTGEVSHKEISDFLSASDVFVFPSKHDVLGTVIIEAQAFGLPVVAYNLNGPKDFIEHEVNGLLGPNLEKNMKLAYKYIQDGVFNRDEIMQASRAYTWERATEMFINGLVSTRP comes from the coding sequence ATGTTTCGATACTTATTAGTTTTTCTTATTTCAGTTTCACCACTTACAGGGATGGCCCAATATTCACTAAGAGAATGTGCAAAGTTGTTTAAAGGAATTATAAGACCTTCAGATCCTGTATCTAGTATTTATGAAGATGATTTTAACAAATTAATTTCAAATCCTGATCGGGGCCAAAAAGGTGTCATCGCAATTTTTACAGATACAACGATTAATTACACAAGTGGTGTAACTAATGCTCAAATGCATACCAAAAAAGAGCTTGAGAAAAAAGGTTACAGAGTTGATATTATTCATCCACATTTTTTTAAAACCGCAAAATTACCTTTTTATTCTCAAATTGAATTTGCGATTAGGCCTGGACAGTCAAAAAAAATTGGTCAATACCTGGATGAAGTGAATCCTGATTATATTCATATATTGACCGAAGGCCCTGTGGGAATAGCTGCGACTTTTGAGTCAAGAAAGAGAAAAATGAGATATTCTTCAAGTTTTTTAACTTTATTTCCGGAAGTAATCCAAAAGTTATTAGGTGTTAGAAGAGATATGGTATGGAAGATTCTCAAGACATTTGTACACGATCACTCTGCTTCTGTTTTGACTTTATCTAAGGCCGCTCAACAGAAGTTAAATGATAATGGAATTAAAAATACTAAAATTTGGGGAAGAGGAATTGATTTTGAAAAACTAAAATATAACCCAAATGCAAGAAATGAAATTAGAAATAAACGCGGACCCGTCTTTGATAAATTATCAGATCATGCTTTGAGATTACTTAATCCACCTGTTTATGTTTATTTGGGAAGAATTTCTAAAGAAAAAGGATTGGAGAATTTTTTGAATGCAAAAGTCGATGGAGCAAAACTTGTCATTGGAGATGGCCCCTTGCTTGAAACTCTTAAAAAGGAATACCCTAGGGCCATTTTTACAGGGGAAGTTTCGCATAAAGAAATATCAGATTTTTTATCAGCTTCAGACGTATTTGTATTTCCCTCCAAGCATGATGTGTTAGGTACAGTAATTATTGAAGCACAAGCATTTGGACTTCCTGTCGTGGCCTACAATCTAAATGGGCCTAAGGATTTTATTGAACATGAAGTTAATGGTTTATTAGGACCAAATTTGGAAAAAAATATGAAACTTGCTTATAAGTATATACAAGATGGAGTATTCAATAGAGATGAAATTATGCAAGCTTCAAGAGCTTACACATGGGAGAGGGCCACTGAAATGTTTATAAATGGACTTGTAAGTACAAGACCATAG